A portion of the Drosophila sechellia strain sech25 chromosome 2R, ASM438219v1, whole genome shotgun sequence genome contains these proteins:
- the LOC6608923 gene encoding uncharacterized protein LOC6608923: MSIEKLSSELHKMIISADPIEATTSDKSALEATLDSNKFDDLRIPTHTVRQKFLSRKSIIQHPFEIRSEGVSGNAYDIKTMMGECENISGFGNPINLTIPKVDKPQKLAKSIPRDPDTVSQTCQRDDIFPNGGTEAQAQSPDEVNFEELASYFENMLNIPKNLPPSAEIMYT, translated from the coding sequence AGAAAAATTGTCCTCCGAGCTGCATAAGATGATAATCTCTGCCGATCCAATCGAAGCAACAACTTCCGATAAATCCGCACTAGAGGCAACTTTGGATTCCAACAAATTCGATGATCTACGAATTCCGACGCATACAGTGAGGCAAAAGTTTCTTTCTCGAAAGTCAATAATTCAACATCCCTTTGAAATTCGTTCCGAAGGAGTTTCTGGCAATGCCTACGATATTAAAACCATGATGGGCGAGTGCGAAAATATTTCTGGTTTCGGAAACCCCATAAACTTGACGATTCCAAAGGTGGACAAGCCACAGAAACTGGCTAAATCGATCCCAAGGGATCCCGATACGGTCTCCCAGACCTGTCAACGTGATGATATTTTTCCTAACGGAGGCACAGAAGCTCAGGCTCAAAGCCCCGACGAAGTTAATTTCGAAGAGTTGGCCAGCTACTTCGAAAATATGCTCAACATACCCAAGAATCTTCCGCCCAGCGCTGAAATAATGTACACTTGA